The Dethiosulfovibrio peptidovorans DSM 11002 genome has a window encoding:
- a CDS encoding ABC transporter substrate-binding protein, with protein sequence MKKTLAVAIGIIALALSASSATASQESLRAYTIWSERYAKAIFDAFTSDTGIKVEWMRFSSGELQARMEAEKANPQVDVVFGNMAEAFVDGMAKGLFDPYLPKKAEKIPPEFRDKEGYWTGVALDPICFMTNQKFLQDKGMTPPKSWNDLLDDRYGKKLQMADARTSGTAMYRILSLVQAMGEDEAYSYQTKLNESVQVYTKSGSGGALPIARGQAAGGIFFLVDALEMKQKGYPVVVSYPEEGVVAGIEAMALVKGASRPDLAKVFLDWASEERMQRLYRENGINLIPTNPDVPPATPELDIKSIKILPLDVEWAGDNRDRLVERWVEEVLR encoded by the coding sequence ATGAAAAAGACTCTAGCAGTGGCGATCGGGATCATCGCCCTGGCTCTCTCTGCCTCCTCCGCAACTGCATCCCAAGAAAGCCTGAGGGCCTATACTATATGGTCCGAACGATATGCAAAGGCGATCTTCGACGCATTTACGTCGGACACCGGAATAAAGGTCGAATGGATGAGGTTCTCCTCGGGGGAGCTCCAGGCGAGAATGGAGGCAGAGAAAGCCAACCCCCAGGTGGACGTGGTTTTCGGCAACATGGCGGAGGCTTTCGTGGACGGAATGGCTAAGGGACTGTTCGATCCCTATCTCCCGAAAAAGGCGGAGAAGATTCCCCCAGAGTTCAGGGACAAGGAAGGTTACTGGACGGGGGTGGCTCTGGATCCCATATGTTTCATGACGAACCAAAAGTTTCTACAGGATAAAGGCATGACTCCACCGAAATCCTGGAATGACCTCCTGGACGACCGCTACGGGAAGAAACTGCAGATGGCCGACGCCAGGACCTCCGGAACGGCCATGTACAGGATACTCAGCCTGGTTCAGGCAATGGGAGAGGACGAAGCCTACTCCTACCAAACGAAACTCAATGAGAGCGTACAGGTCTACACGAAGAGCGGATCCGGAGGAGCCCTGCCGATCGCTCGAGGTCAGGCCGCCGGAGGAATATTCTTCCTGGTGGACGCCCTTGAGATGAAACAGAAGGGCTACCCCGTCGTGGTCAGCTATCCGGAAGAAGGGGTGGTAGCAGGGATAGAGGCTATGGCCCTCGTGAAGGGAGCGTCGCGACCCGATCTGGCTAAAGTCTTTCTCGACTGGGCCTCGGAAGAGAGAATGCAGCGCCTCTACAGGGAGAACGGCATCAACCTCATACCTACCAATCCCGACGTTCCTCCCGCAACGCCGGAGCTGGATATCAAGTCGATAAAAATCCTGCCTCTGGACGTCGAATGGGCGGGAGATAACAGGGACAGGCTGGTCGAGAGATGGGTAGAAGAGGTGCTTCGCTAG
- the gyrB gene encoding DNA topoisomerase (ATP-hydrolyzing) subunit B, producing the protein MTATSAQSQYTAQSIQILEGLEAVRKRPGMYIGDTATRGLHHCVYEVVDNAVDEALAGYCSEIKVTIHTDGSVSVSDNGRGIPVDPHPSNGRPACEVVLTVLHAGGKFNNDTYKVSGGLHGVGVSVVNALSSWLELDICRNGKTWGQRFEKGIPVTDLEGGYETDKSGTTVHFMPDDEIFEEVCFSAEILGNRLREMAFLIPGLKITLIDDREEKEWTFHYEGGLASFVEYLNRDKSSLFPKPIVVSGERDSIFVEVGLQYNDGYHERLFSFANLIHTMEGGTHVIGLRSAITRAINESARRNKVLKDKDANLSGEDLKEGLTCVISVKLGDPQFEGQTKTKLGNSEVKGIVDSIVYEGLLVALDEDPSVLKPVVDKAVKARQAREAAKKARELVRKTAMTGLNLPGKLADCSGRIPENCEVYIVEGDSAGGSAKQGRDRAFQAILPLRGKILNVEKARLDRILSSKEIRTIIQALGCGIGEDFDTTKLRYHKIIIMTDADVDGAHISTLLLTFFYRYMKELVEGGYIYLAQPPLYRVQIGRHSEYIFSDKDLRTFMNSHKDTGKKIGVQRYKGLGEMNPEQLWETTMDPENRVMKRIEVDDALAADEYFSILMGDKVEPRREFIQAHSHEVQNLDV; encoded by the coding sequence ATGACGGCAACTTCGGCCCAGTCTCAATATACGGCACAGAGCATACAGATTCTCGAGGGCTTGGAAGCGGTACGCAAGCGCCCGGGGATGTACATAGGAGACACCGCGACCCGGGGACTTCATCACTGCGTCTACGAGGTCGTCGACAACGCCGTTGACGAGGCTCTGGCCGGTTACTGTTCCGAGATAAAGGTGACCATACATACCGACGGAAGCGTGTCCGTGTCGGATAACGGCAGAGGCATCCCCGTCGATCCCCACCCCTCCAACGGACGTCCCGCCTGCGAGGTCGTTTTGACCGTTCTGCACGCCGGAGGCAAGTTCAACAACGATACCTACAAGGTTTCCGGCGGGCTGCACGGAGTCGGCGTATCGGTGGTGAACGCCCTTTCGTCCTGGCTGGAGCTGGATATATGCAGGAACGGCAAAACCTGGGGACAGAGGTTCGAGAAGGGCATTCCCGTGACCGACCTGGAGGGTGGTTACGAGACGGATAAAAGCGGAACGACCGTCCACTTCATGCCCGACGACGAGATCTTCGAGGAGGTCTGCTTTTCCGCCGAGATCCTGGGGAACCGGCTCAGGGAGATGGCGTTCCTGATTCCTGGACTGAAGATAACCCTGATCGACGACAGAGAGGAAAAGGAGTGGACCTTCCACTACGAGGGAGGACTGGCGTCCTTCGTGGAATACCTCAACCGCGACAAGAGTTCTCTCTTCCCTAAGCCCATAGTGGTGTCGGGAGAGAGGGATTCCATCTTCGTCGAGGTGGGACTTCAGTACAACGACGGATATCACGAGAGGCTGTTTTCCTTCGCCAACCTTATCCACACCATGGAGGGCGGAACCCACGTCATAGGGCTGCGTTCTGCCATCACGAGGGCTATAAACGAGAGCGCCAGGAGGAATAAGGTCCTCAAAGACAAGGACGCCAACCTGTCAGGAGAGGACCTCAAGGAAGGTCTAACCTGCGTAATATCGGTTAAGCTCGGCGACCCCCAGTTCGAGGGGCAGACGAAGACCAAGCTCGGCAACAGCGAGGTCAAGGGGATAGTGGATTCCATCGTCTACGAGGGGCTTTTGGTGGCCCTGGATGAGGACCCCTCCGTCCTTAAGCCCGTGGTTGACAAGGCGGTCAAGGCCCGTCAGGCTAGGGAGGCTGCCAAGAAAGCCAGAGAGCTCGTTCGCAAGACAGCCATGACCGGTCTGAACCTGCCGGGAAAGCTGGCGGACTGTTCGGGCCGTATCCCGGAAAATTGCGAGGTCTACATAGTCGAGGGAGACAGTGCCGGAGGAAGCGCCAAGCAGGGCAGGGACAGGGCCTTTCAGGCCATCCTTCCCCTGAGGGGAAAGATCCTCAACGTGGAGAAGGCCCGCCTGGATCGGATTCTCAGCAGCAAGGAGATAAGGACCATCATACAGGCCCTCGGCTGTGGAATAGGGGAGGACTTCGACACAACGAAGCTCAGGTATCACAAGATAATAATCATGACCGATGCCGACGTCGACGGAGCTCACATCAGCACCTTGCTCCTGACCTTCTTCTATCGCTACATGAAGGAGCTTGTAGAGGGAGGATACATATACCTCGCCCAGCCGCCTCTCTACAGGGTTCAGATCGGCAGACATTCGGAGTATATCTTCAGCGACAAGGACCTTCGTACGTTCATGAACAGCCATAAGGACACGGGAAAGAAGATAGGGGTTCAGAGGTATAAGGGGCTGGGAGAGATGAACCCGGAGCAGCTTTGGGAGACCACCATGGATCCTGAAAACAGGGTCATGAAGAGGATAGAGGTGGACGATGCCCTGGCCGCGGACGAGTACTTCAGCATACTTATGGGCGACAAGGTCGAGCCCAGAAGGGAATTTATTCAGGCTCATTCCCATGAGGTCCAAAATCTGGACGTGTAG
- a CDS encoding response regulator produces the protein MSRIMVVDDAAFMRMMLSNMLTKMGHEVVAEADNGKTALEMYKKHSPDVVTMDITMPHMNGIEAVKGIIGFDPKAKIVMVSAMGQKEMVIEAVRAGAKDFIVKPFKEDAVWKAIEQAMGS, from the coding sequence ATGTCTAGAATTATGGTGGTGGACGACGCCGCTTTCATGCGTATGATGTTATCCAACATGCTCACCAAGATGGGACATGAAGTGGTGGCCGAAGCGGACAACGGGAAAACGGCCTTGGAGATGTACAAAAAACATTCTCCCGACGTGGTCACTATGGACATAACCATGCCTCATATGAACGGCATAGAGGCGGTAAAGGGCATCATAGGATTCGATCCGAAGGCGAAGATAGTGATGGTAAGCGCCATGGGACAGAAGGAAATGGTAATAGAGGCGGTAAGGGCGGGAGCGAAGGACTTCATCGTGAAGCCCTTCAAGGAAGACGCGGTCTGGAAGGCGATAGAACAGGCCATGGGAAGCTGA
- a CDS encoding acyl-CoA dehydratase activase — protein MLTIGVDIGSVGTKAVLFDGDIVDRHLEPTGWNPSEAGHRAMESLLKRNSLSPGRIDRVVSTGYGRKSFVEVDKAVTEITCHARGAHFMDPEIRTVLDIGGQDSKVILLDDQGRVLDFMMNDKCAAGTGRFLQVMATLLEYPIEEFGAVDPDGEMQKISSMCTVFAESEVVSHLAKGISKNAVALGLLESVAVRASSMLGRMGVKPVVGFTGGVSRCPSLVSLLEGQLNCDVRTYGDSHYAGALGSALIASEL, from the coding sequence TTGCTAACCATAGGTGTCGATATAGGTTCGGTGGGAACCAAGGCAGTTCTGTTCGACGGAGACATAGTGGACCGGCATCTGGAGCCCACCGGTTGGAATCCCTCAGAGGCGGGGCATAGGGCCATGGAGTCCCTGTTGAAAAGGAACTCGTTGTCGCCAGGCAGGATCGACCGGGTGGTCTCCACCGGATACGGCAGAAAGTCCTTCGTGGAGGTGGATAAGGCGGTCACGGAGATAACCTGCCATGCCAGAGGGGCCCACTTCATGGACCCGGAGATCCGTACCGTTCTGGATATAGGAGGTCAGGACAGCAAGGTGATACTCCTGGACGATCAAGGCAGGGTTTTGGACTTCATGATGAACGATAAATGCGCCGCCGGTACCGGCCGTTTTCTTCAGGTAATGGCGACCTTGCTGGAGTATCCCATAGAGGAGTTCGGAGCGGTGGATCCAGATGGAGAGATGCAGAAGATCTCCAGTATGTGCACCGTCTTCGCCGAATCCGAGGTCGTCAGCCATTTGGCCAAAGGAATCAGTAAGAATGCGGTGGCCTTGGGGTTGCTCGAGTCGGTGGCAGTCAGGGCCTCCTCCATGTTGGGGCGTATGGGGGTAAAGCCCGTCGTGGGCTTTACCGGCGGGGTTTCCCGCTGTCCTTCCCTGGTCTCTCTTCTGGAGGGGCAGCTGAACTGCGACGTTAGAACTTACGGAGACTCTCATTACGCCGGAGCTCTTGGCTCCGCCTTGATAGCCTCCGAACTGTGA
- a CDS encoding double-cubane-cluster-containing anaerobic reductase produces MKSVSRIDELLADVEAHLKDGVLQVKEASEKGRPIVGTYCTFAPWELITAAGAIPATLCARGEDPITAAEEHLPRNLCPLIKSSYGYALTDKCPYFHFCDMVIAESTCDGKKKMYELMSRMKPLHLMMLPQTAEGDVARSAWRSELDRLKARLEDAFSVTIDDEAISKRIALRNRERMALNSLWELSRLDPPAITGREQFLISEYCEFHFHKEELVPWLGNLVYQIREAYDQGERRVGKDAPRILITGCPLGGAQKVIHAIEDAGAVVVCYENCGGVKELGFLVDEDRPPMEALTDKYLNVGCSVMTPNTSRMDNLKNLIESYNVDGVVEVVLQACHTYAVETYEVRELVRSTGRPYMSVETDYSKSDIGQLATRIGAFLEML; encoded by the coding sequence ATGAAGTCTGTGTCGAGGATAGACGAACTGCTGGCCGATGTGGAGGCTCATTTAAAAGACGGGGTCCTTCAGGTGAAGGAGGCGTCCGAGAAGGGACGTCCTATCGTCGGAACCTACTGTACCTTCGCTCCCTGGGAGCTTATCACCGCGGCAGGGGCCATTCCGGCCACACTGTGCGCCAGAGGGGAGGACCCGATAACCGCGGCGGAGGAGCATCTGCCCAGGAATCTCTGCCCTCTGATAAAATCGAGTTACGGCTACGCCCTGACCGATAAATGTCCCTACTTTCATTTCTGCGATATGGTAATAGCGGAGAGTACATGTGACGGCAAGAAGAAGATGTACGAGCTTATGTCGAGGATGAAGCCCCTCCATCTGATGATGTTGCCTCAGACCGCCGAGGGAGACGTGGCCCGTTCCGCATGGCGGTCCGAATTGGATCGTCTGAAGGCTCGTCTAGAGGATGCCTTTTCCGTAACTATAGACGACGAGGCGATCTCCAAACGGATCGCTCTTAGAAACAGGGAGCGTATGGCCCTGAACTCCCTTTGGGAACTGTCCAGGCTGGATCCCCCCGCCATAACCGGCAGGGAGCAGTTCCTCATCTCCGAATACTGTGAGTTCCATTTCCACAAGGAAGAGCTGGTTCCCTGGTTGGGCAACCTGGTATATCAGATCCGAGAGGCCTACGACCAAGGGGAGAGGCGGGTTGGCAAGGACGCCCCGAGGATATTGATAACGGGCTGTCCTCTGGGAGGGGCTCAGAAGGTTATCCACGCCATAGAGGATGCTGGAGCAGTGGTGGTCTGTTACGAGAACTGTGGAGGCGTCAAGGAGTTGGGTTTCCTGGTGGACGAGGACAGGCCTCCTATGGAGGCTCTGACGGATAAATATCTCAACGTAGGCTGCTCCGTAATGACCCCCAATACTTCCCGGATGGATAACCTGAAAAACCTCATCGAAAGCTACAATGTTGATGGAGTGGTGGAGGTGGTCCTTCAGGCCTGCCACACCTATGCCGTGGAGACCTACGAGGTCAGAGAGCTGGTCCGTTCAACCGGACGGCCCTATATGTCCGTAGAGACCGATTATTCCAAGAGCGACATAGGCCAGCTCGCCACCAGGATAGGCGCCTTTTTGGAGATGCTGTGA
- a CDS encoding substrate-binding domain-containing protein, translating to MRVLSKLIAMLCLVAVMTAGVSSAGTARSGEGMKIWFDTGGPVGGPYNTTVAKGAKQAAVDLGCELTLVYSDWNPEKMLENFKNGMAMDPDGMVIYGSPGDDAYEPLVKEAFDRGIIVTAIDTELPRLQPMFQSKGFGYIGPDGWKQGEDLAKEVLRRGDFKEGDRAFVWGLKRLKNRGRRARAIIKTLEDAGMVVDYLEISPEVDKDTALGTPIVTGYLSSHPDCKLMIMDHGALTSQVGNFLRASGVKPGEMFTAGFSLSPATASAIEEGYLTLVSEHQPYLLGYLSVLQIVQTKRYGFGGLVIDTGGGFVSSENVDVIAPLAAKGIR from the coding sequence ATGAGAGTTTTGTCCAAGCTGATCGCGATGCTGTGTCTTGTTGCCGTTATGACCGCCGGAGTGTCTTCGGCCGGCACCGCCCGCAGCGGAGAGGGAATGAAGATCTGGTTCGATACCGGTGGTCCCGTGGGAGGTCCTTACAATACCACGGTGGCCAAGGGAGCCAAGCAGGCGGCAGTCGATCTCGGTTGTGAGCTTACGCTGGTGTACTCGGACTGGAATCCGGAGAAGATGCTGGAGAACTTCAAAAACGGCATGGCCATGGATCCCGACGGCATGGTGATCTACGGTTCCCCGGGGGACGACGCCTACGAGCCTTTGGTCAAGGAAGCCTTCGACAGAGGGATAATCGTAACCGCCATCGATACCGAGCTGCCCCGTCTTCAGCCGATGTTCCAGTCCAAGGGTTTCGGCTACATAGGGCCCGACGGATGGAAGCAGGGTGAGGATCTCGCTAAGGAGGTTCTCCGGAGGGGTGACTTCAAGGAAGGTGATCGGGCTTTCGTGTGGGGGCTCAAGAGGCTCAAAAACAGGGGACGCAGGGCCAGGGCCATAATAAAGACCTTGGAGGACGCCGGCATGGTTGTCGATTATCTGGAGATCTCCCCCGAGGTGGACAAGGACACCGCCCTGGGGACGCCGATAGTTACGGGCTATCTGTCCAGCCATCCGGACTGCAAGCTCATGATCATGGACCACGGGGCTTTGACCTCTCAGGTTGGAAACTTTCTCAGGGCCTCGGGGGTGAAACCAGGGGAGATGTTTACCGCCGGTTTCAGCCTCTCCCCTGCTACGGCTTCCGCCATAGAGGAGGGCTACCTGACCTTGGTATCGGAACATCAGCCATATCTGCTGGGGTATTTGTCGGTGCTTCAGATAGTCCAGACCAAGAGGTATGGTTTCGGAGGATTGGTAATAGACACAGGCGGCGGTTTCGTGTCCTCCGAGAACGTGGATGTCATAGCGCCTCTGGCGGCTAAGGGTATTCGCTGA
- a CDS encoding ATP-binding cassette domain-containing protein: MDKLVEMKGIVKFFGHVEALRGVDFSLKRGEIVALLGDNGAGKSTLIKVLSGVHRPDRGTMSVSGEDIDLDRYGVARARSLGIETVYQERSLGEKQPLWRNVFMGRHLTNRWGVIDVSREKRDTMDLLSSVLGLRGVGLDPDASVGTLSGGERQGLAIGRAMYFGAEIIVLDEPTTALSLGEVSKVLSFIRSIKEDGRSCVVVSHDLGHVAQVADRFVLMDRGRVESSYPRDEVTVDELMKAMLHLVNGEAS; encoded by the coding sequence TTGGATAAGCTGGTGGAGATGAAGGGGATCGTCAAGTTTTTCGGTCACGTCGAGGCCCTCAGAGGGGTGGATTTCTCCCTGAAAAGAGGGGAGATAGTAGCCCTATTGGGGGACAACGGCGCCGGGAAATCGACCTTGATAAAGGTGCTCTCCGGGGTCCATCGTCCCGATCGCGGAACCATGTCCGTCTCGGGGGAGGATATCGATCTGGATCGTTACGGCGTAGCTCGTGCCCGTTCGTTGGGCATAGAGACGGTCTATCAAGAGAGATCATTGGGAGAGAAGCAGCCCCTTTGGCGCAACGTTTTCATGGGAAGACATCTGACGAACCGGTGGGGGGTTATCGACGTGTCCCGAGAGAAAAGGGATACCATGGATCTTCTCTCGTCTGTCCTGGGCCTTAGAGGGGTGGGGCTTGACCCAGACGCCAGCGTCGGGACCCTCTCCGGAGGGGAGAGGCAGGGCCTTGCTATAGGGCGGGCCATGTACTTCGGGGCGGAGATAATAGTGTTGGACGAGCCTACTACGGCTCTTTCTCTCGGGGAGGTCTCCAAGGTGCTCTCCTTCATACGTTCCATAAAGGAGGACGGGCGATCTTGCGTCGTCGTAAGCCACGATCTGGGGCACGTGGCACAGGTCGCGGATCGATTCGTCCTCATGGATAGAGGGCGGGTAGAGTCCTCCTATCCGAGGGACGAGGTGACGGTGGACGAACTGATGAAGGCCATGCTCCATCTGGTGAACGGGGAGGCCTCGTGA
- a CDS encoding ABC transporter permease, which yields MGAVLKRYRLQILVSLAFAGLLLAFTIASPRTFTGMRIYRSFMSTIPVTAVLAMGMTLLVVDGDMDLSFPSVAAASAYLFAEVFVRTGSSWFAFGAAILSGAFIGWTNGLVVVRIGVPSIIATIGTQFFWRGLVLLLSDGVAVSLASIRGNGLHSLLVGRLGGEIPAQFLWCLAIALGLALLLNRHSFGDSLLFVGDNRRAAAMMGIPVERVRILAFVLMGVLSAFAGMLSTLELANWWPTQGEGYMLLVFASVFVGGTSAYGGEGTIYGSLIGAAMIGIIEAGIVSAGLAGFWTRLIYGLIIVVSVSIYTLMAKRGGTS from the coding sequence ATGGGAGCTGTCCTGAAACGCTATCGACTTCAGATCCTGGTGTCCCTCGCTTTCGCGGGGTTGTTGCTCGCCTTTACCATCGCCAGCCCCAGGACCTTTACCGGTATGAGGATATACCGGTCCTTCATGTCCACCATTCCGGTTACCGCCGTCCTCGCCATGGGTATGACCCTTCTCGTGGTGGACGGGGACATGGACCTGAGTTTCCCCTCTGTGGCCGCGGCGTCGGCCTATCTCTTCGCCGAGGTCTTCGTTCGGACCGGGTCTTCCTGGTTTGCCTTCGGAGCCGCGATTCTCTCGGGGGCTTTCATCGGTTGGACCAACGGTCTCGTTGTGGTTCGAATAGGGGTGCCGTCCATAATCGCCACCATCGGTACCCAGTTTTTTTGGCGTGGCCTCGTCCTGCTTCTGTCCGACGGGGTCGCGGTGAGCCTGGCTTCCATAAGGGGCAACGGCCTACACTCTCTTTTGGTCGGGAGACTGGGCGGCGAGATCCCGGCCCAGTTTCTGTGGTGTCTGGCGATAGCCCTGGGTCTGGCCTTGCTTCTAAACCGGCATAGTTTCGGCGACTCACTGCTCTTCGTCGGAGACAACCGCCGTGCCGCCGCCATGATGGGCATACCGGTGGAGCGGGTTAGAATACTGGCGTTCGTTCTGATGGGAGTATTGTCCGCTTTCGCCGGGATGTTGTCCACCTTGGAGTTGGCCAACTGGTGGCCGACCCAGGGCGAGGGATACATGCTGTTGGTCTTCGCGTCGGTCTTCGTGGGCGGTACGTCGGCCTATGGAGGAGAGGGCACCATATACGGTTCGTTGATAGGGGCCGCCATGATAGGCATCATAGAGGCTGGCATAGTGAGTGCCGGGCTGGCCGGGTTCTGGACCAGGCTTATATACGGACTGATCATAGTGGTGTCGGTCTCGATCTACACCTTGATGGCCAAAAGAGGAGGGACAAGCTAG
- a CDS encoding ABC transporter ATP-binding protein, with amino-acid sequence MYLQLNNLKKIFDEVPAVNGLSIDIEEGEMVSLVGPSGCGKTTTLKMVGGFVSPDEGAITLDREDITELPPEKRPTATVFQSYALFPHMTVLQNVAYGLKFRGIKKKAALRTAEEMLERVGLTTSQEKTIHQLSGGEQQRVALARALVIRPKVLLMDEPLSNLDAKLRIRMRSEIRRIQRDMAITAIYVTHDQEEALALSDRIAVMEKGIVAQTGTPYEIYSHPDTSFVADFIGRSNFVDMGDGRRAAIHPEDVSLSWDGGDFTGTIIGRQFKGAMTTYSVRVGQSTMEADVLSRDDPRWDEGNPVHLKLNRDKLVYLD; translated from the coding sequence ATGTATCTTCAGCTAAACAATCTTAAAAAAATATTCGATGAAGTTCCAGCGGTGAACGGGCTTTCCATCGACATAGAGGAAGGCGAGATGGTTTCCCTGGTGGGACCTAGCGGATGCGGCAAGACCACCACTCTCAAGATGGTAGGAGGCTTTGTAAGCCCAGATGAGGGCGCTATCACCCTGGACAGAGAGGACATCACGGAGCTTCCCCCGGAGAAGAGGCCGACCGCCACGGTCTTTCAGAGCTACGCCCTCTTCCCACACATGACGGTGCTCCAGAACGTGGCTTACGGATTGAAATTTCGAGGAATAAAGAAAAAAGCGGCGCTGAGGACGGCGGAGGAGATGCTCGAGAGGGTCGGACTTACCACGTCGCAGGAAAAGACGATACATCAGCTGAGCGGAGGAGAGCAACAGCGTGTGGCACTGGCCAGAGCGCTGGTGATCCGTCCCAAGGTGTTGCTGATGGACGAGCCTCTCAGCAACCTAGACGCCAAGCTGAGGATCAGGATGAGATCGGAGATCAGAAGGATTCAAAGGGACATGGCAATAACGGCCATATACGTCACCCACGACCAGGAGGAGGCACTGGCCCTCTCGGACAGGATCGCCGTCATGGAAAAGGGAATCGTGGCCCAGACCGGCACACCCTACGAGATATACAGCCATCCCGATACCTCTTTCGTGGCGGATTTCATCGGAAGGAGCAATTTCGTGGATATGGGCGACGGCCGCAGAGCGGCCATTCATCCGGAGGACGTATCCCTCTCCTGGGACGGAGGAGACTTCACCGGAACGATTATCGGCCGACAGTTCAAGGGTGCCATGACCACCTACTCCGTAAGGGTCGGACAATCGACGATGGAGGCCGACGTTCTCAGCAGAGACGACCCGCGATGGGACGAGGGAAATCCGGTGCATCTAAAGCTGAACAGGGACAAGCTGGTCTATCTGGACTAG
- a CDS encoding ABC transporter permease: protein MADGRRNSVRKPSRHARGASQDAPLLPFVLLSVGVLAFVLWPTIAILRESLYPDGSFSLACYEDLIVKNYGLIENSLFIGFWTTLFALAIGLCCALYVTHTDYRGKRVVLAVLMMTLISPPFMSSLSYIMLFGRRGLISWKLLGLHWNPYGPHGIILMESVGLASIAAFLIMAVLKGMDKDLETASLDLGAGKGATLTKITLPLARPGIVTAGLIVFIKSLSDFGTPIFIGGNYNVLATHAYTTAVGSYDLPKAAAISALLLLPALVAFVIYRRLMGNKSLFSVKPGGGASSKFGLPRALGTVIYLVVWSYVAFEIAKYGAIFCGAFVKTWGVDFSPTYRHMEALKIAKMGSLFRSLKYAFTAATAAGLMGVLMARYLGRSEGPLARMIDFVADLPFILPGPFFGIAYLLAFNWMPEAVLASGFLIVTNCVYRQLSIGIKSGISVMGQINPELEDAVRDQGGGPLTALRDVTIPLMAPAFAVSFINTFTFTMTTVGGIIFLITPYTKVMTAEMFEAIQSGDIGASSAMASVIVVVTMTVNLIFSRLVLGGKKREVQNVSSAKQS from the coding sequence TTGGCAGATGGCAGAAGGAATTCGGTGAGAAAGCCGAGTAGACACGCAAGAGGGGCATCTCAAGATGCCCCTCTTTTGCCGTTCGTCCTTCTCTCCGTCGGGGTGTTGGCATTCGTACTGTGGCCTACAATCGCAATCCTAAGGGAGAGCCTTTATCCCGACGGCAGCTTCAGCCTCGCCTGCTATGAAGACCTCATCGTAAAAAACTACGGCCTGATCGAAAACAGCCTGTTCATAGGGTTCTGGACCACGTTGTTCGCCCTGGCAATCGGACTATGCTGCGCCCTCTACGTCACCCACACGGACTATCGCGGCAAGAGAGTCGTTCTGGCGGTGCTCATGATGACCCTGATATCGCCGCCATTCATGTCCTCTCTGTCCTACATCATGCTGTTCGGCAGGAGAGGGCTGATATCGTGGAAACTGCTGGGACTTCACTGGAACCCCTACGGTCCTCACGGCATAATATTGATGGAGTCGGTGGGATTGGCCTCCATCGCCGCCTTCCTCATAATGGCGGTGCTCAAGGGGATGGACAAGGACCTGGAGACGGCGTCGCTGGACCTCGGAGCCGGAAAAGGAGCTACCCTGACGAAGATCACCCTCCCCCTGGCCAGACCGGGCATAGTTACGGCGGGACTGATAGTATTCATAAAATCTCTGTCCGATTTTGGAACCCCTATATTCATAGGAGGGAACTACAATGTCCTCGCCACTCACGCCTACACCACGGCAGTGGGATCCTACGACCTTCCCAAGGCCGCAGCCATATCCGCTCTGCTGCTTCTGCCCGCCCTCGTAGCCTTCGTGATATACAGAAGGCTTATGGGAAACAAATCTCTCTTCTCGGTGAAACCCGGAGGCGGAGCATCGTCCAAATTCGGCCTTCCAAGGGCACTGGGAACGGTCATATACCTAGTGGTCTGGAGCTACGTCGCCTTCGAGATCGCCAAATACGGAGCCATCTTCTGCGGTGCCTTCGTGAAGACCTGGGGAGTGGACTTCTCCCCCACCTACAGACATATGGAAGCCCTGAAGATAGCCAAAATGGGCAGCTTGTTCAGGAGCCTTAAGTACGCCTTTACGGCGGCGACGGCGGCGGGGCTCATGGGGGTACTCATGGCCAGATACCTTGGACGTTCCGAAGGTCCTCTGGCCAGGATGATAGACTTCGTGGCGGATCTGCCCTTCATTCTGCCGGGACCGTTTTTCGGCATAGCCTATCTCCTGGCCTTCAACTGGATGCCAGAGGCGGTACTGGCCTCGGGATTTCTGATAGTCACGAACTGCGTCTACAGACAGCTCTCCATAGGTATAAAAAGCGGGATATCCGTCATGGGACAGATCAACCCCGAACTGGAGGACGCGGTAAGGGATCAGGGAGGAGGCCCACTGACAGCTCTCAGGGACGTGACGATTCCCCTGATGGCACCGGCCTTCGCTGTAAGCTTCATAAATACCTTTACCTTCACCATGACCACCGTAGGGGGAATAATATTCCTGATAACCCCCTACACGAAGGTGATGACCGCGGAGATGTTCGAGGCCATACAGAGCGGCGACATAGGGGCGAGTTCCGCCATGGCCTCCGTCATAGTGGTTGTGACTATGACTGTAAATTTGATATTCTCCCGATTGGTCCTCGGAGGGAAGAAACGGGAGGTCCAAAATGTATCTTCAGCTAAACAATCTTAA